Proteins from one Populus trichocarpa isolate Nisqually-1 unplaced genomic scaffold, P.trichocarpa_v4.1 scaffold_25, whole genome shotgun sequence genomic window:
- the LOC7465884 gene encoding LOW QUALITY PROTEIN: probable disease resistance protein At4g27220 (The sequence of the model RefSeq protein was modified relative to this genomic sequence to represent the inferred CDS: deleted 1 base in 1 codon), with the protein MVQSNDPFWHHVEEMKCMYCGRQFPNDTSISRIKWHLSGEKGHGVAKCGQVPKQVQEAAFLAMHGGKKRHKSIASSSNVNDNAILTTPQEQNNEVENLAGDAGRTQAPDTMGQALELSWVEINEMLMEHDIENGTGGVVQPGGGACSSGGLTGNTNETTGDPLPTSSTKLVGRAFEENMNVICSWLLDDEVSTIGIYGMGGVGKTTMLQHIHNELLERQDISHCVYWVTVSQDFSIKRLQTLIAKCLGFNLSSEDDELHRAVKLSKELKKKQKWILILDDLWNTFELHKVGIPVPVKGCKLIMTTRSKRVCQQMDIKHKIKVKPLSKTEAWTLFMEKLGHDRALSPEVERIAVDIARECAGLPLGIITMAGTMRAVVDICEWKNALEELEESKVRKDDMEPDVFHRLRFSYNHLSDSAMQQCFLYCALFPKDFEIPRDDLIAYLIDIGVIEELNSREAEFNKGHSMLNKLEDVCLLESAKKMFDDCRSVKMNGLIRDMAIQIQQENSQGMFKADSQLKELPDAKGWTENFTRVSLMHNQIKEILSCHSPWCPSLSILLLCKNSKLQFIADSFFEKLHGLKVLDLSYTNITKLPDSVSELVSLTALLLIKCRKLRHVPSLKKLWELKRLDLSGTWALEKMPRAWNVYAT; encoded by the exons ATGGTTCAGTCAAATGATCCATTTTGGCATCATGTTGAGGAGATGAAGTGTATGTATTGCGGGCGTCAATTTCCTAACGATACTTCCATTTCAAGGATCAAATGGCATTTATCAGGAGAGAAAGGGCATGGTGTTGCCAAATGTGGACAAGTGCCTAAACAAGTTCAAGAAGCAGCTTTTCTAGCTATGCATGGTGgcaaaaaaagacataaaagcaTAGCAAGTTCAAGCAATGTTAATGATAATGCCATTTTAACCACtccacaagaacaaaacaatgaaGTCGAAAATTTGGCAGGAGATGCAGGAAGGACACAAGCACCAGATACAATGGGTCAAGCACTTGAATTAAGTTGGGTTGAGATCAATGAAATGTTAATGGAGCATGATATAGAGAATGGGACTGGAGGAGTAGTGCAGCCTGGTGGAGGAGCTTGCTCTTCTGGAGGGCTTACAGGCAACACAAACGAGACTACAGGAGATCCATTACCTACTAGCTCTACAAAGCTAGTGGGTCGAGCATTTGAAGAGAATATGAATGTGATATGTTCTTGGTTACTGGATGATGAAGTCTCAACCATTGGCATTTACGGAATGGGGGGAGTCGGTAAAACGACAATGCTGCAACATATCCATAATGAGCTTCTAGAAAGGCAAGACATTTCTCATTGTGTTTACTGGGTGACCGTGTCTCAAGATTTCAGCATTAAAAGATTGCAAACTCTTATTGCTAAATGTCTTGGCTTCAATCTTTCAAGTGAAGATGACGAACTGCATAGAGCTGTCAAATTGTCAAAAGAactaaagaagaaacaaaaatggattctcattttagatgatttgtggaacACTTTTGAGCTACACAAAGTGGGAATTCCTGTCCCAGTGAAAGGTTGCAAGTTGATTATGACAACACGATCAAAAAGGGTTTGTCAACAAATGgatatcaaacacaaaatcaaagtgAAGCCACTTTCGAAGACAGAAGCTTGGACTTTGTTCATGGAGAAACTTGGACATGACAGAGCACTTTCTCCAGAAGTGGAACGAATAGCAGTAGATATTGCAAGAGAATGTGCTGGTTTGCCTCTAGGAATTATAACAATGGCGGGAACCATGAGGGCAGTGGTTGACATATGTGAGTGGAAGAATGCATTGGAGGAATTGGAAGAATCAAAAGTTAGAAAAGATGATATGGAACCTGACGTATTCCACAGATTGAGATTTAGTTATAACCATCTGAGTGATTCAGCAATGCAACAATGTTTCTTGTACTGTGCATTATTCCCGAAAGACTTTGAGATCCCTAGAGATGATTTGATAGCTTATTTGATTGACATTGGAGTGATAGAAGAGTTGAATAGCAGGGAGGCAGAATTTAACAAAGGCCACTCGATGCTTAACAAACTTGAAGATGTCTGCCTATTGGAAAGTGCTAAGAAAATGTTTGATGATTGTAGAAGTGTCAAGATGAATGGCTTGATTAGGGACATGGCGATCCAAATACAACAAGAGAACTCTCAAGGCATGTTTAAAGCAGAttcacaattaaaagaattgccGGATGCAAAGGGGTGGACAGagaattttacaagagtttcatTGATGCataaccaaattaaagaaattctttCTTGTCATTCACCATGGTGTCCCAGTCTTTCAATTCTACTCTTATGCAAAAATTCAAAGTTGCAATTTATTGCAGATTCATTTTTTGAGAAGTTGCATGGGCTCAAGGTTCTTGATCTGTCTTATACAAATATCACAAAACTGCCTGATTCTGTCTCTGAATTGGTGAGTCTCACTGCATTATTGCTCATAAAATGTAGGAAGTTAAGGCATGTACCATCATTGAAAAAGCTCTGGGAACTGAAGAGGTTAGATCTCTCTGGTACTTGGGCACTTGAAAAGATGCCTCGA GCATGGAATGTCTATGCAACCTGA